The following proteins come from a genomic window of Aspergillus oryzae RIB40 DNA, chromosome 4:
- a CDS encoding uncharacterized protein (predicted protein), giving the protein MCPMMLNSFSDGPAMVLSPPQEHAFLQFPRHSGSIFSSGSSTSFGAKLAVSGPVNGKPSRKRSRDEAAFEEAMNSPSVPSIPAPAPAKKEEPIYGEGMVLLNPRTGLALSAETQTGTWYEETLESAAAAPSVSSHSQAFQSSQANTSGRKSQRLDPSAPRLDDIALSSVQRLQDSGTDDNRRLLDATNRSPNEPLVDDATRLLGISWQRITFDGDGDMAAAVRGWKKYIDKQYSAYLLDSQILMKNRALNAYLVTARPVTPFGPANSNAFYLFNDDLTQAQLVASAWETCIQNLRSNPIVFEGTQILNAAHRSVNAASLQTQNILGANPADAGLPLLQTLSAQPVSNGVSVGLNGSVGMGTGMDIDA; this is encoded by the coding sequence GCCTTCCTTCAGTTCCCACGCCACTCTGGCTCGATTTTCTCGAGTGGTTCAAGCACCTCGTTTGGTGCAAAGCTAGCTGTGTCTGGGCCTGTCAATGGCAAGCCGTCGCGCAAAAGATCGCGTGATGAAGCGGCTTTCGAAGAAGCTATGAATTCCCCCAGTGTACCCTCCATCCCCGCGCCGGCCCctgcaaagaaggaggagccTATCTATGGAGAAGGTATGGTTCTTCTAAATCCTCGTACCGGGTTGGCTCTCTCCGCAGAGACCCAGACAGGTACATGGTACGAGGAAACGCTGGAGAGCGCTGCTGCTGCACCGTCTGTCTCGTCGCATTCTCAGGCGTTCCAATCCAGCCAGGCAAACACCTCTGGCCGGAAGTCCCAACGCCTTGACCCCTCCGCTCCCAGACTCGATGATATTGCACTCTCTTCGGTGCAGCGATTACAGGATAGCGGCACAGATGACAACCGCCGCCTCCTCGACGCCACAAACCGCTCGCCTAATGAGCCGCTAGTTGACGACGCGACTCGCCTTCTCGGTATCAGCTGGCAACGTATCACGTTCGACGGCGATGGCGACATGGCAGCCGCAGTGCGCGGCTGGAAAAAGTACATCGACAAACAATATTCTGCGTATCTCCTAGACTCTCAAATACTTATGAAGAATCGAGCTCTGAACGCTTACCTCGTGACCGCACGACCTGTCACGCCCTTTGGACCAGCAAACTCCAACGCCTTCTACTTATTCAACGACGATCTCACCCAGGCTCAACTGGTTGCATCCGCTTGGGAAACCTGCATTCAAAACCTCCGATCGAATCCCATTGTCTTTGAGGGGACTCAGATTCTGAATGCTGCGCACCGATCAGTCAATGCTGCTTCCCTTCAAACACAAAATATCCTCGGCGCAAACCCCGCGGACGCCGGCCTTCCTCTCTTACAAACCCTCTCGGCGCAGCCCGTCAGCAATGGCGTGAGCGTTGGGCTGAACGGCAGCGTAGGAATGGGGACGGGCATGGACATCGACGCGTGA
- a CDS encoding sugar transporter-like protein (predicted transporter (major facilitator superfamily)) — protein MMKLNMYGRGLGLRMAIMLTCQISFVLFGYNQGVFSGIVGNEDFLSVVHHPGSATIGIIVGIYNLGCFLGTGVCFMIGDRLGFRRTMWFSMTWIVAGAIAQTCAFSTAQLLASRFFTGIGTGIFTSIVPVYQSELCDARKRGMYVCSQPLAVGVGIVVAYWFDYGMSYVEGPVNWRLPIACQIIFALIVTVMVLGLPESPRWLYRRGRGGEGLQVLCDFHDRTANDPKIIEESQGITKAIQLDNLRGEYRWSQIFKKDELHTGRRVLLAYGLQFMNQMGGVNIIVVSLLETNVGLDKELSLLLGGVIQVMFVIGSFYPTFYSDRLGRKKPMMWGSFGLFLCMMMISILLSFKGTSLEKAAATASVPFFFLFMLIFGASINCIPWVYGPEILPLHVRAKGQALGVSANWLWNFFVAMIGPTLINDLAWKGYLIFMCFNLVFVPLLYFFYPETANLNLEEIDSLFMRKSPQSLDSSEEWKEPIVVTTSVETLKE, from the exons ATGATGAAGCTTAACATGTACGGCCGAGGGCTAGGCCTTCGGATGGCCATCATGCTCACCTGTCAAATATCATTTGTCTTATTTG GTTACAATCAGGGTGTATTTTCCGGAATCGTGGGGAATGAAGACTTTCTCAGCGTTGTACATCACCCTGGCTCAGCTACCATTGGGATCATAGTCGGGATCTACAATCTAGGTTGCTTTCTCGGGACAGGAGTGTGTTTCATGATTGGAGATAGGCTAGGGTTTCGAAGGACAATGTGGTTCTCGATGACTTGGATTGTG GCTGGGGCCATTGCACAAACCTGCGCGTTTTCCACAGCGCAATTGCTGGCGTCGCGATTCTTTACTGGAATCGGCACTGGGATTTTTACCAGTATTGTGCCAGTGTACCAATCGGAACTGTGTGACGCACGGAAACGaggaatgtatgtatgtagcCAACCTCTTGCCGTTGGGGTGGGCATTGTCGTTGCCTATTGGTTCGACTACGGGATGAGCTATGTTGAAGGACCCGTGAATTGGCGGCTACCAATCGCCTGCCAAATCATTTTTGCTCTCATTGTGACGGTTATGGTCCTCGG GCTACCGGAGAGCCCTCGATGGCTATACCGGCGAGGTCGTGGAGGTGAAGGCTTGCAGGTGCTCTGTGACTTCCATGATCGCACTGCGAATGACCCAAAGATAATTGAAGAGTCGCAAGGGATAACCAAAGCTATTCAGCTGGATAACCTCCGCGGAGAATACAGGTGgtcccagatcttcaagaaagatGAACTGCACACGGGCAGACGTGTACTACTGGCTTACGGGTTGCAGTTCATGAACCAAATGGGAGGAGTCAACATAATAGTCGTAAGTT TGTTGGAGACCAATGTGGGCCTTGACAAGGAGTTGAGTTTACTGCTGGGAGGTGTGATTCAGGTTATGTTTGTCATAG GCTCGTTCTATCCCACATTCTACTCCGATAGACTGGGTCGAAAAAAGCCGATGATGTGGGGATCCTTCGGATTATTTCTttgtatgatgatgatctccattcttttgtctttcaaGG GCACCTCCTTGGAGAAAGCAGCAGCTACCGCATCGGtgccatttttcttcttatttaTGCTCATCTTTGGCGCGTCCATTAACTGCATACCATGGGTTTACGGGCCGGAGATTCTCCCCCTTCACGTCCGAGCGAAAGG CCAAGCTCTCGGAGTCTCGGCAAATTGGCTGTGGAATTTCTTCGTGGCCATGATCGGACCAACCTTGATCAACGATCTTGCATGGAAGGGCTACCTGATTTTTATGTGCTTCAACCTTGTCTTCGTACCG CTTCTATATTTCTTCTACCCTGAAACCGCCAACCTCAATCTCGAGGAGATCGATTCCCTCTTCATGCGCAAGAGCCCACAATCATTGGACTCGTCGGAAGAGTGGAAGGAACCTATTGTCGTCACCACGAGTGTTGAAACACTAAAGGAATAG